In one Drosophila pseudoobscura strain MV-25-SWS-2005 chromosome X, UCI_Dpse_MV25, whole genome shotgun sequence genomic region, the following are encoded:
- the LOC117184985 gene encoding uncharacterized protein isoform X1 — protein sequence MYRAKWRTSAQIICKNDLVLVKDENILPMLWPLAGVVDVVMGKDGVCRVSDLKTSLGNIRMAVTRLCLLPLKESVERLPPNEGSTFGPPKNNQLLRSPAKGALCRRRLLVPC from the exons ATGTATcgcgcgaagtggcgtaccTCCGCGCAAatcatctgcaagaacgatcTCGTCCTagtgaaggacgaaaatatTCTTCCGATGCTTTGGCCACTGGCTggagtggtcgatgtcgttatgggcaaggacggagtgtgtcgcgtctctgacctgaagacatccttaggaaacatcaggatggccgtcactcggctatgtttgctgccccttaaggaatctgttgagagactacCTCCCAACGAGGGAAGTACGTTCGGGCCGCCGAAGAACAACC agctgctgcgctctcccgctaaaggggctctctgccgccgtcgTCTTTTAGTTCCATGCTAA
- the LOC117184985 gene encoding uncharacterized protein isoform X2: protein MYRAKWRTSAQIICKNDLVLVKDENILPMLWPLAGVVDVVMGKDGVCRVSDLKTSLGNIRMAVTRLCLLPLKESVERLPPNEGK, encoded by the exons ATGTATcgcgcgaagtggcgtaccTCCGCGCAAatcatctgcaagaacgatcTCGTCCTagtgaaggacgaaaatatTCTTCCGATGCTTTGGCCACTGGCTggagtggtcgatgtcgttatgggcaaggacggagtgtgtcgcgtctctgacctgaagacatccttaggaaacatcaggatggccgtcactcggctatgtttgctgccccttaaggaatctgttgagagactacCTCCCAACGAGGGAA AGTGA